From a region of the uncultured Desulfatiglans sp. genome:
- the fliN gene encoding flagellar motor switching and energizing component (Evidence 2a : Function from experimental evidences in other organisms; PubMedId : 1482109, 2651416; Product type cp : cell process): protein MSKDQNGEMAKEPRSARREASAGEQPYEFSGLSGEAAGGEKAKIDFILDIPLQITVELGRTRMLINELLKLGQGSVVELSKLAGETLDVLANNRLIARGEVVVVDEKYGIRLTEIITPIERLESLK, encoded by the coding sequence ATGTCCAAAGACCAAAACGGTGAAATGGCAAAAGAGCCGCGGAGTGCGCGGAGAGAAGCGTCGGCCGGCGAACAGCCTTATGAGTTTTCAGGGCTGAGCGGGGAGGCAGCAGGTGGGGAAAAGGCCAAGATCGACTTTATTCTCGATATTCCACTGCAGATCACAGTCGAACTTGGGCGTACGCGCATGTTGATCAACGAACTGCTTAAACTCGGACAGGGTTCCGTGGTGGAACTCAGCAAGTTGGCGGGTGAAACCTTGGATGTCCTGGCAAACAATCGGTTGATTGCCAGAGGAGAAGTTGTCGTGGTGGACGAAAAATACGGCATTCGTTTGACGGAAATCATTACCCCCATCGAGCGTCTGGAGAGCTTGAAATGA
- the ytxD gene encoding Uncharacterized 29.3 kDa protein in ccpA 3'region, which produces MDIATLVGLLVAGGLVVSSIIMGGSFTWFLNYPSLMIVIGGTMGATLISYPLGEVMGVFNVAKKALLHQSQSPTKLIPLIVEFARKARREGILSFESQLDELEDPFLVKGLRLAIDGMDSSAIEEIMRTEIQFVEERHNLGSEIFSTMGTYAPAIGMLGTIIGLVQMLMQMEDPSQIGAPMAVALLTTFYGTILANLLFLPIAGKLKTRSKSEVLVKQMILEGIISIQSGDNYRVVEQKLKAFIAPKLRQGVSEKTVPQVEQPT; this is translated from the coding sequence TTGGATATCGCAACACTTGTGGGGCTGTTGGTGGCTGGGGGATTGGTTGTCAGCTCCATTATCATGGGCGGGTCTTTTACTTGGTTTCTGAATTATCCCTCCCTCATGATCGTGATCGGTGGAACCATGGGGGCCACCTTGATCAGCTACCCTTTGGGCGAAGTCATGGGAGTCTTCAACGTGGCCAAAAAGGCCCTCTTGCATCAATCGCAGTCTCCTACAAAGTTGATTCCCCTGATCGTCGAGTTTGCGCGCAAGGCTCGAAGGGAAGGGATTCTTTCTTTTGAATCCCAACTGGATGAACTGGAGGATCCTTTTCTGGTCAAGGGGCTGCGGCTCGCGATCGACGGTATGGACTCCAGCGCGATCGAAGAAATTATGCGCACGGAGATTCAGTTTGTGGAGGAGCGTCATAATCTTGGTTCCGAGATTTTCAGCACCATGGGAACCTATGCGCCGGCCATTGGAATGCTCGGTACGATCATCGGTCTGGTCCAGATGCTGATGCAAATGGAGGATCCAAGCCAGATCGGGGCTCCCATGGCGGTAGCCCTGTTGACCACCTTTTATGGCACGATACTGGCCAACCTGCTGTTCCTGCCGATCGCGGGAAAACTCAAAACGCGCAGCAAGAGTGAGGTGCTGGTCAAGCAGATGATCCTGGAAGGAATCATCTCGATCCAATCAGGTGACAATTATCGTGTTGTGGAACAAAAACTCAAGGCCTTCATCGCCCCAAAACTCCGCCAAGGCGTTTCAGAGAAGACTGTGCCCCAAGTGGAGCAGCCGACATGA
- the fliP gene encoding flagellar biosynthesis protein (Evidence 2a : Function from experimental evidences in other organisms; PubMedId : 1482109; Product type s : structure), producing MQRRSLVEITILFLLMLPGSAIGQTPVLDTPMVTIGIGTPADPGHMGVVLQIFLLMTVLSLAPAILIMLTSFTRIAIVLSILRQAIGTQQMPPNQVVIGLALFLTLFIMTPVWQTVNHNALQPYLKQEITQSEALDKATGPIRDFMIKQTREKDLALMVEIARMERPNNIQDIPTTVLIPSFVISELKTAFQMGFMLYIPFLIIDMVVASVLLSMGMMMLPPIMISLPFKLMLFVLADGWYLIVGAVVKSFSN from the coding sequence ATGCAGAGACGTTCACTTGTTGAGATCACGATCCTGTTCCTGTTGATGCTGCCGGGCTCGGCCATCGGGCAGACGCCGGTCCTTGATACGCCTATGGTGACCATCGGTATCGGTACCCCTGCCGATCCTGGACACATGGGGGTGGTACTGCAGATCTTTCTCCTCATGACGGTGCTTTCCCTTGCACCTGCCATTCTCATCATGCTGACTTCGTTTACCCGTATAGCGATTGTCCTTTCGATTCTGCGCCAGGCCATCGGGACCCAGCAGATGCCGCCTAATCAGGTGGTGATCGGATTGGCGCTGTTCTTGACCCTGTTCATCATGACCCCGGTTTGGCAGACGGTCAACCATAACGCCCTCCAGCCTTACCTGAAACAGGAGATCACCCAGTCGGAGGCCTTGGATAAAGCAACAGGCCCGATACGGGATTTTATGATCAAGCAGACACGTGAAAAAGATCTGGCTCTGATGGTGGAAATCGCAAGAATGGAGCGGCCTAATAATATCCAGGACATTCCGACTACCGTTTTAATCCCATCGTTTGTAATCAGTGAATTAAAGACTGCTTTCCAGATGGGATTTATGCTGTACATACCGTTTCTTATCATTGATATGGTCGTTGCCAGCGTGCTGCTTTCTATGGGGATGATGATGCTGCCTCCCATTATGATATCGTTGCCTTTTAAGTTAATGCTTTTTGTGTTGGCAGATGGTTGGTATCTGATCGTTGGTGCGGTGGTTAAAAGTTTTTCAAATTGA
- a CDS encoding hypothetical protein (Evidence 5 : Unknown function), which yields MNNKRHDIRGNQSEGSFKRGGWQVVYSGFILIMLCFFIMLCSFSTIEEAKVLRFVKSFSNAVNILSGGLKFTEGSEVLLPGLDMVDKRNPLADLLQRLEEIIRKVGFSQSEVTFSMSESGLSMRLASQVLFRVGEAELSGQALPLLEKIGLLIEKTDYSVRIEGHTDNTPIHTEHFPSNWELSTARAVTVLRYFLETRDIPAGRLSAVGFGEYQPLYPNDNEENRSGNRRVEIVFVDGPKMRGGMDEVTDGAQGEDSEKRRESGRRRELADDL from the coding sequence ATGAATAACAAAAGGCATGATATCCGAGGGAATCAATCGGAGGGTTCATTTAAGCGTGGAGGTTGGCAGGTCGTTTACTCGGGCTTTATCCTTATCATGCTGTGCTTTTTTATCATGCTTTGCTCGTTTTCAACCATCGAAGAGGCTAAGGTGTTGCGCTTCGTCAAATCCTTTTCAAACGCGGTCAATATTTTGTCGGGCGGGCTCAAATTCACGGAGGGTTCGGAGGTTTTGCTGCCTGGCTTGGACATGGTGGATAAGCGAAATCCTTTGGCTGACCTTCTGCAACGTCTGGAGGAGATCATTCGCAAAGTGGGGTTTTCTCAGTCCGAGGTGACGTTTTCCATGTCCGAATCGGGCCTTTCAATGCGTTTGGCGAGTCAGGTTCTTTTTAGGGTAGGTGAAGCCGAACTGAGCGGGCAGGCCTTGCCGCTGCTGGAAAAAATCGGCCTGTTGATCGAGAAGACGGACTATAGTGTTCGCATCGAGGGCCATACCGACAATACCCCTATTCATACCGAGCATTTTCCTTCCAATTGGGAGCTTTCCACCGCCAGGGCGGTGACTGTGCTGCGCTACTTCCTTGAGACCCGCGACATCCCAGCCGGACGCCTTTCAGCCGTTGGGTTCGGAGAATATCAGCCGTTGTACCCCAACGACAACGAAGAGAACCGCTCAGGCAATCGAAGGGTTGAGATTGTTTTTGTAGATGGACCCAAAATGCGGGGGGGGATGGATGAGGTCACGGACGGTGCTCAGGGGGAGGACAGCGAAAAGAGGCGGGAAAGCGGAAGAAGGCGCGAGTTGGCTGACGACCTTTAA
- a CDS encoding putative Flagellar hook-basal body protein (Evidence 3 : Putative function from multiple computational evidences) has protein sequence MLSSLFTGVSGLKANGMAMAVIGDNIANVNTIAFKANSATFANVLRRSLAGATGNEIGNGVHLWGLSPLWAQGSLETTSNSTDMAIDGRGFFMVRHENGDVFYTRAGVFSFDADGDLVNPNGLVVQGYKYVDGKLQADVVDISIPSGNIPPKATTMMSMNINLDSRALPAQSGLTPAVCTVQCTADNSGILYTAVEAGESGNGISIEYVDSGSGGPSVMVSGDAITVDLGGVAPTASEIIALINGDADASALVTAAAAPDQDGTGQVEVTAALSLEGGSGQDAEEAVLTVEAGDSGILYTAVEAGESGNGISIEYVDSGSGGLSVTVSGDAITVDLGGATATANEIIALIDGDTDASALVTAAVAEGYVGDEQAGLFAASSLSGGIDGAEGIPADSYSTTLTVYDSLGSPLNLTIDFTCLGDNQWQWRAVSSDGTCTSGGTIAFDASGKLVSPAEDPTITISGLTNGASDININWDLTENENFTGYSLRSMTTFQNQDGYSSGTVQSVSVDRNGVVSGIYSNGQMWPIYQIALADFPSYAGLDAVGENLYGESFTSGQPTIGIAGSGTIGNISPNSLEMSNVDLANEFVKMITTQRAYQANARVITTSDEILSELMNVKR, from the coding sequence ATGTTAAGTTCTCTGTTTACGGGAGTTTCAGGACTTAAGGCCAATGGCATGGCAATGGCGGTTATCGGTGATAATATCGCCAATGTCAATACCATCGCATTCAAAGCCAACAGCGCGACATTCGCAAATGTCCTGCGAAGATCTTTGGCCGGAGCCACCGGGAACGAGATTGGCAATGGCGTGCATCTATGGGGGTTAAGCCCGCTGTGGGCTCAGGGGTCGCTTGAAACGACCAGCAATTCCACGGATATGGCTATCGATGGTCGTGGTTTTTTCATGGTGAGGCATGAAAACGGAGATGTGTTTTATACCCGAGCCGGCGTATTCTCGTTCGATGCCGATGGTGATCTGGTCAACCCGAATGGTCTGGTGGTGCAGGGTTACAAATACGTGGATGGGAAGCTGCAGGCGGATGTCGTAGATATTTCGATACCATCTGGAAATATTCCGCCCAAGGCGACGACTATGATGAGCATGAATATCAATCTCGATTCCCGAGCCCTGCCCGCGCAATCGGGTTTGACGCCTGCAGTGTGCACAGTGCAGTGCACGGCCGACAATTCGGGCATTCTCTATACGGCGGTTGAAGCGGGTGAATCCGGTAACGGGATCAGTATCGAGTACGTGGATTCAGGCTCGGGCGGGCCGAGTGTGATGGTGAGCGGCGATGCTATCACGGTGGACCTGGGCGGCGTGGCGCCGACGGCCAGCGAGATTATCGCACTAATCAACGGCGATGCGGATGCTTCGGCGCTTGTGACGGCGGCTGCCGCCCCCGACCAGGATGGGACGGGTCAAGTTGAAGTGACAGCAGCCCTCAGTCTCGAGGGAGGAAGCGGGCAGGATGCCGAAGAGGCGGTATTGACGGTCGAAGCGGGCGATTCGGGCATTCTCTATACGGCGGTTGAAGCGGGTGAATCCGGTAACGGGATCAGTATCGAGTACGTGGATTCAGGCTCGGGCGGGCTGAGTGTGACGGTGAGCGGCGATGCCATCACGGTGGACCTGGGCGGTGCGACGGCGACGGCCAACGAAATCATTGCATTGATCGACGGCGATACGGATGCTTCGGCGCTGGTGACGGCGGCTGTTGCGGAAGGTTATGTGGGGGACGAGCAGGCGGGCCTGTTCGCCGCATCAAGCCTTAGCGGGGGTATCGACGGCGCCGAGGGAATTCCTGCCGACAGCTATTCTACGACGCTGACGGTCTACGATTCCTTAGGTTCACCTTTGAATTTGACAATCGATTTTACGTGTCTGGGTGACAATCAGTGGCAGTGGCGTGCGGTGTCTTCTGATGGAACGTGCACCTCCGGGGGCACGATCGCCTTTGATGCTTCCGGAAAGCTGGTGTCTCCGGCGGAAGATCCGACCATCACCATCTCGGGTCTCACCAACGGGGCTTCAGACATCAATATCAACTGGGACCTGACCGAAAACGAAAACTTCACGGGTTATTCTTTGCGCAGCATGACGACCTTCCAGAACCAGGATGGTTACAGCAGCGGTACGGTCCAGAGCGTGTCTGTGGATCGAAACGGTGTTGTCTCGGGCATTTATTCGAACGGTCAGATGTGGCCCATTTATCAGATTGCATTGGCTGACTTTCCCAGTTACGCGGGTTTGGACGCGGTGGGGGAAAACCTTTACGGTGAATCGTTTACTTCTGGCCAGCCGACCATCGGTATCGCGGGCAGTGGGACCATTGGCAATATCAGCCCCAACTCCCTCGAGATGTCCAATGTGGACCTGGCCAACGAGTTCGTCAAGATGATTACGACCCAGAGGGCCTATCAGGCCAATGCCAGAGTGATCACAACAAGTGACGAAATTCTGTCCGAGTTGATGAATGTGAAGCGTTAA
- a CDS encoding Flagellar biosynthetic protein fliR, with amino-acid sequence MQNIIVNVLDVQNFFLIFVRVTSMLFFLPIFDSRVIPVIFKAGLSLAMSLLLFHYLSPTIHLADPLGPVPLVLGVAGEVFMGAGIALSVKLILAGVQLAGQLAGFQMGLAIANVVDPLTSEQSSETAMVLNLFAMLVFLAVDAHHWFLRALAASFEQVGPLSLHLSPSFVESLLTLSGAMFVIAIKVAAPIIAALLLTSAALGLVARTVPQMNIFIVAFPLKIMVGFLLMALSLPYISSYLSELFHTFGRELVLMFSGL; translated from the coding sequence ATGCAAAATATCATTGTTAATGTTTTGGATGTCCAGAATTTCTTTTTGATTTTTGTCAGAGTGACATCCATGCTTTTTTTTCTCCCCATATTCGACAGTCGAGTTATCCCTGTAATCTTTAAGGCAGGTCTGTCACTGGCGATGAGCCTGCTCCTTTTTCATTACCTTTCTCCAACTATCCATTTGGCTGATCCTCTGGGACCCGTGCCCCTTGTGCTGGGGGTTGCCGGAGAGGTCTTCATGGGGGCGGGTATCGCTTTGTCCGTCAAGCTGATTCTTGCCGGTGTTCAGCTGGCGGGTCAGCTGGCTGGATTTCAGATGGGCCTGGCAATCGCGAATGTGGTGGATCCGCTGACAAGCGAACAATCTTCGGAGACGGCCATGGTTCTGAACCTTTTCGCTATGCTCGTTTTTCTCGCCGTCGATGCTCACCATTGGTTCTTGAGGGCCCTGGCCGCGAGTTTCGAGCAGGTCGGCCCCCTCTCTCTGCACTTAAGTCCTTCGTTTGTGGAGAGTCTGCTGACGCTGTCAGGAGCCATGTTCGTCATTGCCATCAAGGTGGCGGCACCGATTATCGCCGCCCTTTTACTCACAAGTGCGGCGCTCGGCTTGGTGGCGCGTACAGTTCCTCAAATGAATATCTTCATCGTCGCTTTCCCCCTCAAGATCATGGTCGGATTTCTGCTGATGGCACTGAGCTTGCCGTATATATCGAGCTATTTGTCGGAGCTTTTCCATACCTTTGGCCGGGAATTGGTTCTGATGTTCAGCGGGCTTTGA
- a CDS encoding hypothetical protein (Evidence 5 : Unknown function), with product MIEVTRLDNTKMWVNAALIHSLQATPDTVITFTTREKMMVREPVDEVSRRILSYHRMVHADDAFSPVLCHEVRSSTVN from the coding sequence ATGATCGAAGTTACACGTCTCGATAACACAAAAATGTGGGTAAATGCGGCATTGATCCACTCTCTTCAGGCTACACCGGATACGGTCATTACTTTTACCACCCGTGAAAAGATGATGGTCCGCGAGCCGGTGGACGAGGTGTCGCGCCGCATCCTGTCTTACCATCGTATGGTCCACGCTGACGATGCATTTTCTCCCGTTCTCTGTCATGAGGTTCGGTCGAGCACAGTCAATTAA
- a CDS encoding putative Flagellar motor switch protein FliM (Evidence 3 : Putative function from multiple computational evidences): MSDQILSQEEIDALLSAMDSGEIDLEGSSQEDKTAKPYNLASQSITLRDQFSVLEEVYAKFLDLLQVSLRSLLQRDMEVAFVSREIKKFADMIKTFGTPTFFNVFQMEPLFGSALLAIKPGLVFSLIDCLFGGTGKAIETSRNFTKIEQRMMEKVSSHILGDLEKAWEIVCPVNIGSKKIETRPAFMHAIDPNDYVVNIVFALKGGALSGDIQICIPYLMLEPIKDRLSFKYLREREREHAWNVPFQQLLQDAEVEMVVELARTQQTVRHLLSWKTDDVVRLDRGPEDPVIAYIEGVPKLYGFPGILKGSRAVQVSGPLKQNGGN; this comes from the coding sequence ATGTCCGACCAGATTCTTTCCCAAGAGGAGATTGATGCCCTCTTGTCCGCCATGGACAGCGGCGAGATCGATTTGGAAGGGAGCAGCCAGGAGGATAAAACGGCCAAGCCTTACAATCTCGCCTCGCAAAGCATCACGCTGCGCGATCAGTTCAGCGTCCTCGAAGAAGTTTATGCAAAGTTTCTGGATCTTCTGCAGGTTTCTCTTCGATCGCTCTTACAGAGAGATATGGAGGTGGCCTTCGTTTCTCGAGAGATCAAGAAATTTGCAGATATGATCAAAACGTTCGGCACTCCGACATTCTTCAACGTCTTTCAGATGGAGCCGCTTTTTGGCTCTGCCTTGCTGGCGATAAAGCCGGGTCTTGTTTTCTCTTTGATCGACTGTCTCTTCGGGGGCACTGGCAAGGCGATCGAAACATCTAGGAATTTTACAAAAATCGAACAGCGGATGATGGAGAAAGTCTCGAGTCATATCCTTGGGGACTTGGAGAAGGCCTGGGAAATTGTCTGTCCAGTGAATATAGGTTCCAAGAAAATCGAGACCAGACCGGCATTCATGCACGCTATAGATCCTAACGATTATGTTGTCAACATCGTCTTTGCGCTGAAAGGAGGCGCCCTGTCGGGGGACATCCAAATCTGTATTCCTTACCTGATGCTGGAGCCGATCAAAGATCGCCTTTCTTTCAAGTATTTGAGGGAACGTGAACGGGAACACGCATGGAACGTCCCGTTCCAGCAGCTTCTGCAGGATGCGGAAGTGGAAATGGTGGTTGAATTGGCGAGGACACAGCAGACCGTGCGCCACCTTTTGAGCTGGAAAACAGACGATGTTGTACGTCTGGACCGCGGACCGGAGGATCCGGTGATCGCCTACATCGAAGGAGTGCCCAAACTCTACGGGTTTCCAGGGATCCTGAAAGGAAGCCGGGCTGTCCAGGTCAGCGGGCCCTTGAAACAGAATGGAGGAAACTGA
- a CDS encoding hypothetical protein (Evidence 5 : Unknown function), with amino-acid sequence MKTVDVQGSVNALTTVRKELTVCHLSSFHPEMVFLANLGVNLHVCLRGGDL; translated from the coding sequence TTGAAGACCGTCGATGTTCAAGGCAGTGTCAATGCTTTGACGACTGTCAGGAAAGAATTGACGGTGTGCCACCTATCTAGTTTCCATCCGGAAATGGTCTTTTTGGCCAATCTCGGCGTCAATCTGCATGTTTGCTTACGCGGAGGCGACCTGTAG
- a CDS encoding Flagellar basal body-associated protein FliL: MSRKTLFMILGGMVLFVVLIAAGFFVMWQRMTALQLQPETSAPAAAPTETEIDDPARMLGPTFALDTFIVNLSDDHLNRYLRVTMELELGNPTLADELKKRLPQVRDCMLKILPVKHSVEIQGVAGKEALRMEIMSTLNSFLKTGEVVNIYFTEFVIQ; encoded by the coding sequence ATGTCGAGAAAAACGCTGTTCATGATCCTGGGGGGCATGGTTCTGTTCGTGGTCTTGATCGCTGCTGGCTTCTTCGTTATGTGGCAGCGCATGACCGCTCTTCAGTTACAGCCTGAGACGTCGGCGCCTGCAGCTGCGCCCACTGAAACGGAGATCGATGATCCCGCTAGGATGCTGGGGCCGACCTTTGCTTTGGATACGTTCATCGTTAATCTTTCCGACGACCATCTAAATCGTTACCTACGGGTGACGATGGAGCTGGAGTTGGGAAATCCGACCCTCGCCGACGAACTGAAGAAACGTCTGCCGCAGGTTCGTGACTGTATGCTCAAGATCCTGCCCGTTAAACACAGTGTAGAGATTCAGGGAGTTGCCGGTAAGGAGGCGCTGCGGATGGAGATTATGTCGACCTTGAATTCTTTTCTCAAGACAGGCGAAGTCGTGAACATCTATTTTACCGAATTCGTTATCCAGTAG
- the fliQ gene encoding flagellar biosynthesis protein (Evidence 2a : Function from experimental evidences in other organisms; PubMedId : 1482109; Product type s : structure), with the protein MTPEFVTGLVIEGLKTAVMIASPILVFGLLAGLIVSIFQSATQINEMTLVFIPKMIAVGLAVMIFFPWMLNKMTDFTSNLITNLPMYIK; encoded by the coding sequence ATGACACCAGAATTTGTAACAGGGCTTGTAATTGAAGGTTTAAAAACCGCCGTTATGATAGCATCGCCGATTCTGGTGTTTGGATTGCTGGCTGGTCTCATTGTAAGTATATTTCAATCAGCTACACAGATTAATGAAATGACATTGGTTTTTATTCCAAAAATGATTGCAGTGGGATTGGCAGTGATGATATTTTTTCCATGGATGCTGAATAAAATGACGGATTTTACATCTAACTTGATTACAAATCTGCCGATGTATATCAAGTAA
- a CDS encoding hypothetical protein (Evidence 5 : Unknown function), producing MSPGPDFFAGMGKMLMALLVVLAGLWAAFWAVRRIGGKRLTRSPMSLIQVLGSRYLGYRNQISLVAVPGALLVLGVSRERINLLARLDPDAAEDLAVECAEDSFMDQLRSVGRGLSGKDKRGDAI from the coding sequence ATGAGTCCCGGGCCTGATTTCTTTGCCGGGATGGGCAAGATGTTGATGGCCTTGCTGGTGGTGCTGGCTGGGTTATGGGCGGCTTTCTGGGCTGTTCGCCGGATAGGGGGAAAAAGGTTGACGCGCAGTCCGATGTCTTTGATTCAGGTCCTGGGCAGCCGTTACTTGGGATACCGGAACCAGATTTCGTTGGTGGCGGTGCCGGGGGCGCTCTTGGTCCTTGGCGTCAGTCGCGAACGGATCAACCTGCTGGCCAGACTGGATCCGGATGCTGCTGAAGATTTGGCCGTAGAATGCGCAGAGGACTCCTTCATGGATCAACTGCGGTCCGTGGGCCGAGGACTCAGCGGGAAGGACAAGAGGGGAGATGCAATCTGA
- the flgD gene encoding Flagellar hook capping protein FlgD has translation MSIAAVNSSIMGTASTEKLANEGLEKDDFLRLLVTQLQYQDPLNPMDSTEFTAQLAQFSSLEQMNNLNKQMEYLLMYQSSINNSQSVDFIGKEIQAAINAFEVNNSEISKLSYAIDSDVSIVTVNIYAEDGNLLRSLNQGAANAGKHEIDWDGKDANGNTVPDGIYTFEVKAVDNKGNDVQTKNFVSGQVTGITFEEGTTYLLLGGLKVPVGAVVEILSAQELEG, from the coding sequence ATGAGTATAGCGGCAGTCAATTCTTCTATCATGGGAACGGCTTCAACCGAAAAACTAGCGAACGAAGGCTTGGAAAAAGATGATTTCCTGCGTCTTCTGGTGACGCAGCTGCAATATCAGGATCCGTTGAATCCTATGGACAGCACGGAGTTTACCGCCCAATTGGCCCAGTTCAGTTCGCTTGAACAGATGAATAATCTCAATAAGCAGATGGAGTATCTGCTGATGTACCAATCATCTATCAACAATTCACAGTCGGTGGATTTCATCGGTAAAGAGATTCAGGCAGCGATCAATGCATTCGAAGTGAATAATAGTGAAATATCAAAACTATCTTATGCCATTGACAGCGATGTTTCAATAGTGACGGTCAATATTTATGCAGAAGACGGCAATCTGCTGCGGAGTTTGAACCAAGGAGCTGCCAATGCCGGCAAACATGAAATCGATTGGGACGGCAAAGATGCGAACGGAAACACTGTACCTGATGGGATCTATACATTCGAAGTGAAAGCCGTAGATAACAAAGGTAATGATGTACAGACTAAGAACTTTGTAAGTGGTCAGGTGACTGGGATAACCTTTGAGGAAGGTACGACATATTTGTTGCTGGGTGGATTGAAAGTGCCGGTAGGGGCGGTTGTCGAAATTCTAAGTGCTCAGGAATTGGAAGGTTGA
- a CDS encoding conserved hypothetical protein (Evidence 4 : Unknown function but conserved in other organisms): protein MVFFVLLFTMSQLDVKKAKTFQDALQSGLGVLMPGESAQVAVMDESGSFGLSPELNEGKRAHLGERPEDHSDAGNRLLGTVQEIVNTSLSDLGEDPGVLATLTDEGVVILLEDAVLFDSGKAEINSQAFNQLDAIQNIIISVHNRVRIEGHTDDVPICTPRFPSNWELSTARAVNVLKYFTASGLVDPGRFSAVGYADSKPLVPNESPEARRKNRRVEIVLVK from the coding sequence ATGGTTTTTTTCGTGTTGCTTTTCACCATGAGTCAACTGGATGTGAAAAAGGCAAAGACCTTCCAGGACGCTCTTCAGAGCGGCCTCGGCGTGTTAATGCCTGGCGAATCCGCCCAGGTGGCCGTGATGGATGAATCGGGCTCGTTCGGCCTTTCACCGGAGTTGAACGAAGGCAAAAGAGCCCACCTCGGCGAAAGACCCGAGGACCACTCCGATGCGGGGAACCGTCTTTTGGGAACGGTTCAGGAGATTGTCAATACCAGTCTTTCGGATCTCGGGGAGGACCCGGGCGTGTTGGCTACTCTGACCGATGAAGGGGTCGTCATTTTGTTGGAAGATGCCGTTCTATTTGATTCCGGAAAAGCGGAGATTAACTCGCAAGCCTTCAATCAGTTGGATGCTATACAAAACATCATCATAAGCGTTCACAATCGAGTGCGCATCGAAGGGCATACGGACGATGTTCCCATTTGCACGCCAAGATTCCCATCGAACTGGGAATTGTCCACTGCACGGGCTGTCAATGTCCTCAAATACTTTACGGCCAGCGGTTTAGTAGATCCGGGTCGCTTTTCGGCTGTGGGTTATGCGGACTCCAAACCACTGGTTCCAAACGAAAGCCCTGAGGCCCGGAGAAAAAACCGCCGTGTAGAGATCGTGCTGGTCAAGTAA